Proteins encoded within one genomic window of Saccharopolyspora pogona:
- a CDS encoding NAD(P)/FAD-dependent oxidoreductase, with translation MPTTKGRRPDVVIVGGGIIGLATAYELGREGIAVALLDADVLGSGQSTRGWGFVRQQGRSPQELSMMRAANRRWSGLEDELDEKIEWVQGGNLALAGADAAEKYVTWAGIGAEHGLDTRLVDPFEVQELVPGLRLPHDTAIYTSSDGHADPVSATRAYGEAAARAGAVVLTGWRALALERRGDRVIGVHTDHGPLRAETVVCAAGAGSRRLLRTAGIRLPQNRVRGTVGLTAPVPPVSTTSVWASGLAFRQRPDGRMIFSTGGGGDVDLTLDTLLQAPHFMTAFLHNHRRMRLRVNAEALRELRHRFTGVEVSTEPCTSPALARRSLTRLRAALPSQLELRAERFWAGVIDATPDGLPVLDRLAEHPGLVVATGFSGHGFGLAPAVGEVVAALVNNARPDHDVHPFRLRRFADGDYRAPTAIL, from the coding sequence ATGCCGACCACGAAAGGTCGCCGTCCCGACGTCGTCATAGTGGGCGGCGGGATCATCGGACTCGCGACGGCGTACGAGCTCGGCCGGGAAGGGATCGCGGTCGCGCTCCTGGACGCAGACGTCCTCGGTTCCGGCCAGTCCACACGGGGGTGGGGGTTCGTCCGGCAGCAAGGTCGCAGCCCGCAGGAGCTTTCGATGATGCGGGCCGCGAACCGGCGGTGGAGCGGCCTCGAGGACGAGCTGGACGAGAAGATCGAGTGGGTTCAGGGTGGCAATCTCGCTCTGGCCGGTGCGGACGCCGCCGAGAAGTACGTGACCTGGGCCGGGATCGGCGCGGAACACGGTCTCGACACTCGACTGGTCGATCCGTTCGAGGTGCAGGAGCTCGTGCCGGGTCTGCGTCTGCCGCATGACACGGCGATCTACACCAGTTCGGACGGGCACGCCGACCCCGTGTCGGCCACCCGGGCCTACGGCGAGGCCGCGGCCCGGGCCGGCGCGGTCGTGCTCACCGGCTGGCGTGCCCTCGCGCTCGAACGACGGGGAGACCGGGTGATCGGAGTCCACACCGACCACGGACCACTGCGGGCGGAAACGGTCGTGTGCGCCGCCGGCGCGGGCTCGCGCCGACTGCTGCGTACGGCGGGGATCCGACTGCCACAGAATCGGGTCCGGGGAACGGTCGGGCTCACCGCGCCCGTGCCGCCGGTGTCGACCACGAGCGTGTGGGCGTCGGGCCTGGCATTCCGGCAGCGCCCCGACGGTCGGATGATCTTCTCCACCGGAGGCGGCGGAGACGTCGATCTGACTCTGGACACTCTTCTGCAGGCTCCCCACTTCATGACCGCATTCCTGCATAACCACCGCAGAATGCGGCTGCGCGTGAACGCCGAGGCGCTGCGCGAGCTTCGGCACCGGTTCACCGGGGTCGAGGTGTCCACGGAGCCCTGCACGTCCCCCGCTCTCGCCAGGCGCAGCCTGACACGTCTGCGGGCGGCCCTGCCGTCCCAGCTGGAGCTGCGCGCTGAACGTTTCTGGGCCGGTGTCATCGATGCCACGCCCGACGGCCTGCCGGTGCTGGACCGCCTCGCTGAGCACCCTGGCCTGGTCGTGGCGACCGGGTTCAGTGGTCACGGATTCGGTCTCGCACCCGCGGTCGGTGAAGTCGTCGCTGCCCTGGTGAACAACGCCCGTCCCGACCACGACGTCCACCCCTTCCGGCTGCGCCGCTTTGCGGACGGTGACTACCGGGCACCGACCGCGATCCTCTGA
- a CDS encoding SLC13 family permease translates to MTVQFVAIGILVLVFVLGAVRGVHIGALALTAAVGVGLTLGRQPLEEVLGGFPVSLMVLLLGMTYLIAIARANGTLDWLVDGAVRRTGRKKFLLPWLMFVIALVIAGLGNPLAALIVIPIAMLLAEKNGRDPVVMGLGAVNGSIAGAFAPTSLYGVLTVSIGELGGVVVNPYTQFAFVLALVVALQVAAQILFRRHRTGDAGDSTVGIPAVPPEPIGGGVPSGSSGASVSTAERVERTMSSPATATRTTLAQRFTLLCLASLVVIVIAVPAFGITINIGAVALALGVVLSLAFPRDSAAAIADIDWSTILLVGGIVTYVALLQRMGAVDALGDLAAAIPSPLVAVLMLCFVGALVSAFASTTALLPIIIPLSLPLIAEGGISAAGLIIALSVSATIVDSTPFSTSGAVMVACTPEADRPRVTRVLLRWGLSMTVIGPLVTCAALVIPSLL, encoded by the coding sequence ATGACGGTCCAGTTCGTTGCCATCGGCATTCTGGTTCTCGTGTTCGTCCTCGGCGCCGTACGGGGCGTGCACATAGGCGCGCTGGCGCTCACCGCGGCGGTCGGAGTCGGCCTGACTCTCGGCCGGCAGCCGTTGGAAGAGGTACTCGGCGGCTTCCCCGTGAGCCTCATGGTGCTGCTACTGGGGATGACCTATCTCATCGCGATAGCGCGGGCCAACGGCACACTGGACTGGCTGGTCGACGGCGCGGTACGGCGCACCGGACGGAAGAAGTTCCTCCTGCCATGGCTGATGTTCGTGATCGCACTCGTCATCGCAGGACTTGGCAATCCCTTGGCGGCCCTCATCGTGATCCCGATCGCGATGCTGCTGGCGGAGAAGAACGGCCGGGATCCGGTGGTGATGGGGCTCGGCGCGGTCAACGGCTCCATCGCGGGCGCCTTCGCGCCCACGAGCCTCTACGGTGTGCTCACCGTCAGCATCGGCGAACTCGGCGGCGTGGTGGTCAATCCCTATACGCAGTTCGCGTTCGTCCTCGCCCTCGTCGTCGCGCTGCAGGTGGCGGCGCAGATACTGTTCCGGCGGCACCGGACCGGGGACGCCGGGGACAGCACAGTGGGCATCCCAGCCGTGCCCCCCGAGCCCATCGGCGGCGGTGTGCCTAGCGGATCGAGTGGGGCCTCGGTGTCGACCGCCGAGCGGGTCGAGCGCACGATGTCCAGCCCGGCGACGGCCACACGCACCACGCTCGCTCAGCGCTTCACGCTGCTCTGCCTCGCATCTCTGGTTGTCATCGTGATCGCGGTTCCGGCTTTCGGAATCACCATCAACATCGGCGCGGTGGCCCTGGCCTTGGGTGTCGTGCTCTCGCTCGCCTTCCCTCGCGACTCGGCCGCGGCGATCGCCGACATCGACTGGAGCACGATCCTGCTCGTCGGCGGCATCGTCACCTACGTCGCACTGCTGCAGCGCATGGGCGCGGTCGACGCGCTTGGCGACCTCGCCGCCGCGATCCCCTCGCCTCTCGTCGCGGTCCTCATGCTGTGCTTCGTTGGCGCGCTCGTGTCGGCATTCGCGTCCACAACCGCATTGCTGCCGATCATCATCCCGCTCTCGCTGCCGCTCATCGCCGAGGGCGGCATCTCCGCCGCAGGGTTGATCATCGCGCTATCTGTGTCCGCTACGATCGTCGACTCGACGCCGTTCTCCACCTCTGGAGCCGTCATGGTCGCCTGCACGCCCGAGGCGGACCGGCCGCGAGTCACCCGGGTACTCCTCCGCTGGGGACTGTCCATGACCGTCATCGGACCACTGGTGACCTGCGCGGCGCTCGTGATCCCCAGCCTCCTGTGA
- a CDS encoding enoyl-CoA hydratase-related protein, with the protein MTDFHEAPLLAEQDGPVYRMTFNRPHRLNAATPEMEDLIVAGCEYVNRTPEIRVVVFDGATGQKPSFMAGGDIEGFRGIESADDVRAVESHSERTLRAIENLRVPAIAALDGPVIGQGALLAACCDILVAGPAVRFGFPIARTVGNCLSVRNLTRLTELVGVPLTRRMIMRAALLGIGDLVRAGAVSDTVDTHDELRDLAMRIAQEMAALAPLTLSFTKSSLLRARDPGSGNEDLVVRSYLSDDSREAVSAFLGNRSPCWRGR; encoded by the coding sequence ATGACTGACTTCCACGAGGCTCCCCTGCTCGCCGAACAAGACGGCCCGGTCTACCGGATGACCTTCAACCGGCCGCACCGGCTGAACGCCGCGACCCCGGAGATGGAGGACCTGATCGTCGCGGGCTGCGAGTATGTCAACCGAACCCCTGAAATCCGCGTCGTCGTGTTCGACGGTGCAACCGGCCAGAAGCCGTCCTTTATGGCGGGCGGGGACATCGAAGGCTTCCGGGGCATAGAGTCTGCCGACGACGTTCGCGCGGTGGAGTCGCACTCCGAACGCACGCTCCGCGCGATCGAGAACCTGCGCGTCCCCGCGATCGCGGCCCTGGACGGGCCCGTGATCGGGCAGGGCGCGCTCCTCGCGGCCTGCTGCGACATCCTCGTCGCCGGGCCGGCGGTGCGCTTCGGCTTCCCCATCGCCCGCACGGTCGGCAACTGCCTGTCGGTACGCAACCTGACGCGGCTGACCGAACTGGTCGGCGTGCCGCTCACCCGCAGGATGATCATGCGGGCGGCACTGCTCGGTATCGGCGACCTGGTTCGCGCCGGTGCCGTGAGCGACACCGTGGACACCCACGACGAGCTGCGCGACCTCGCCATGCGCATCGCTCAGGAGATGGCTGCGCTCGCACCGCTGACGCTCTCGTTCACCAAGTCCTCGCTGCTGCGGGCACGTGACCCCGGCTCCGGCAACGAAGACCTCGTGGTGCGCAGCTACCTCTCCGACGACTCGAGGGAGGCCGTATCGGCCTTCCTGGGCAACAGATCACCGTGCTGGCGCGGTCGCTGA
- a CDS encoding CaiB/BaiF CoA transferase family protein: MTDAHALDGLRVLEVGNYLAGPYCGTLLADLGAQVTKIEDPHGGDVVRTYGAVIDGTQDSSAFLTLNRNKGSVAVNLKSEEGKAIFRALAVRADVVVENLRPGAMRRLGLDYASLTEENPGLIYLAASGWGQDGPLATNAGLDIMAQARSGVMSVTGFPGGEPVKAGVPLCDIGCAMYGAIAVLAALNHRNRTGEGQFIDVSLYETGVAFAIWEFAKHSATGEIPAPQGSAHQTAAPYQAIRASDGWFTVGAATPKTWLAFCHGVGMTELIDDERFASNDDRMRNRCELIAAIEERTRTQPRTHWLNLFDEVGVPAAPIHDYGQVFSDEHLVVRDFFWESTTRDGTPVRQMGSPMRLSRTPTVRRTPGPGLGDLTGAVLSGLGYTEADIARLDADGVVRAARNPAPIGGDGHD, encoded by the coding sequence GTGACTGATGCGCACGCGCTCGACGGACTGCGGGTCCTTGAGGTCGGCAACTATCTCGCCGGGCCCTACTGCGGCACCTTGCTCGCCGACCTCGGTGCTCAGGTGACCAAGATCGAAGACCCTCATGGCGGCGACGTCGTCCGCACGTATGGCGCCGTCATCGACGGCACACAGGACAGTTCCGCGTTCCTCACCCTGAACCGGAACAAGGGTTCGGTTGCGGTGAACCTCAAGTCCGAAGAGGGCAAGGCGATCTTCCGCGCACTCGCCGTACGGGCCGACGTCGTCGTCGAGAACCTCCGCCCTGGCGCGATGCGGAGGCTGGGCCTGGACTACGCGAGCCTGACGGAGGAGAACCCCGGGCTGATCTACCTCGCCGCGTCGGGGTGGGGCCAGGACGGCCCGCTCGCGACGAACGCCGGGCTCGACATCATGGCGCAGGCTCGCTCTGGCGTGATGAGTGTGACGGGCTTTCCTGGCGGCGAGCCCGTGAAGGCGGGGGTGCCGCTGTGCGACATCGGCTGCGCGATGTACGGGGCCATCGCGGTGCTGGCGGCACTGAACCACCGCAACCGGACTGGCGAGGGCCAGTTCATCGACGTCTCCCTGTACGAGACCGGGGTCGCTTTCGCGATCTGGGAGTTCGCCAAGCACAGCGCCACTGGCGAGATCCCCGCTCCGCAGGGCTCGGCGCACCAGACCGCGGCGCCATATCAGGCCATCCGGGCGTCCGACGGCTGGTTCACCGTCGGTGCGGCCACTCCGAAGACCTGGCTGGCGTTCTGCCACGGCGTGGGTATGACCGAACTGATCGATGACGAGCGATTCGCGTCCAATGACGACCGTATGCGGAACCGGTGCGAGCTGATCGCCGCGATCGAGGAGCGGACCCGCACGCAGCCCCGCACACACTGGCTGAACCTCTTCGACGAGGTGGGTGTTCCCGCAGCCCCTATCCACGACTACGGACAGGTGTTCTCCGACGAGCACCTCGTCGTCCGTGATTTCTTCTGGGAGTCGACGACACGCGACGGCACACCCGTACGGCAGATGGGCTCGCCGATGCGGCTGTCCAGGACGCCGACCGTCCGGCGCACCCCTGGCCCGGGGCTGGGTGACCTGACCGGCGCGGTCCTCAGTGGACTGGGCTACACCGAGGCCGACATCGCCAGGCTCGACGCGGACGGGGTGGTGCGCGCAGCGCGGAACCCCGCTCCCATCGGAGGCGATGGCCATGACTGA